In Drosophila pseudoobscura strain MV-25-SWS-2005 chromosome 4, UCI_Dpse_MV25, whole genome shotgun sequence, the following proteins share a genomic window:
- the LOC4816624 gene encoding retinoid-inducible serine carboxypeptidase — protein sequence MVWGSFMLVCVLALTSVVGARQGFGPGDQDWGYVDVREGAHMFYWLYYTTANVSHYTERPLVLWLQGGPGGASSALGNFMELGPVDMHGEPREGNWVQHVNLLFIDSPVGSGYSYVDNTSLLVANNEELTEDLMTFMLYFYKTHKEFKSVPLHIFTESYGGKMAPALALKMDLAMKSGELAEPNTLKSVSMGNPWISTRHISREHSKYMLVNGLIDEDGAKLIDAQEEKILIALKVHKFEMATDEYLEWFDLMQNLTGEVYLYNTQTHVDPEEDRTYGYGEDLNRFMQENISEALQINGSIYKAQVMDVFGTLHGDRLKSEINTIPRLLNETSIKINIFSGQLDALVPTTATLAVIKDWAWRDKEEYVQARRTPIFVADRLQGYEKVGGRFGMYWINRSGHQAPADNPTAMQYVLKAVTQYNESAE from the exons ATGGTGTGGGGCTCTTTTATGCTCGTGTGCGTCCTGGCGCTGACCAGTGTAGTGGGGGCTCGACAGGGATTCGGACCCGGCGATCAGGACTGGGGCTATGTGGACGTCCGGGAAGGAGCGCACATGTTCTACTGGCTCTACTACACCACGGCTAACGTCAGCCACTACACGGAGCGTCCGCTCGTTCTTTGGCTGCAGGGCGGACCGGGTGGAGCCTCCTCGGCGCTGGGAAACTTCATGGAGCTGGGACCCGTGGACATGCACGGAGAGCCGCGCGAAGGCAACTGGGTGCAGCATGTCAATCTTCTTTTCATCGACAGCCCCGTGGGCTCGGGCTACAGCTACGTGGACAACACAAGTCTGCTGGTGGCGAATAACGAGGAACTCACAGAGGACCTAATGACCTTCATGCTTTACTTCTACAAGACCCATAAGGAGTTTAAAAGCGTGCCCCTGCATATCTTTACGGAAAGCTATGGCGGCAAAATGGCACCAGCGCTGGCCCTGAAGATGGACCTGGCCATGAAGAGCGGCGAGTTAGCCGAGCCCAACACCCTGAAGTCGGTTAGCATGGGCAATCCGTGGATTTCGACGCGGCACATCTCTCGCGAGCACTCCAAGTACATGCTGGTGAACGGCCTGATCGACGAGGACGGTGCCAAGCTGATCGATGCCCAGGAGGAGAAGATCCTCATTGCTCTCAAGGTGCACAAGTTCGAAATGGCCACGGATGAGTACCTAGAGTGGTTCGATCTGATGCAGAACCTCACTGGCGAGGTGTACCTGTACAACACGCAGACCCATGTCGATCCGGAGGAGGATCGCACCTATGGCTACGGGGAGGACTTGAACCGCTTCATGCAGGAGAATATCAGCGAGGCCCTGCAGATCAACGGCAGCATCTACAAGGCACAGGTCATGGACGTTTTTGGCACCCTGCACGGCGATCGCCTCAAATCGGAGATAAACACCA TTCCTCGTCTGCTGAACGAGACCTCGATCAAGATCAACATCTTCTCTGGACAGCTAGATGCTCTGGTCCCAACCACTGCCACCCTGGCCGTGATCAAAGATTGGGCATGGCGCGATAAAGAAGAGTACGTCCAGGCCCGGCGCACCCCCATTTTCGTCGCGGACAGACTTCAGGGCTACGAGAAGGTCGGCGGCCGATTCGGCATGTACTGGATCAATCGCTCCGGCCACCAGGCCCCCGCCGACAATCCCACTGCAATGCAGTATGTCCTGAAAGCCGTGACACAGTACAACGAGTCTGCTGAATAA
- the LOC4816720 gene encoding retinoid-inducible serine carboxypeptidase, translating into MQLFSQISAWTWGILLLQSLSWVKGRAGLGPGQQDWDYVEVRKGAHLFYWLHYTTANVSAFTERPLVIWLQGGPGVASSGCGVFEQLGAIDIEGRPRESSWVQHMNVLFIDSPVGTGFSYVESHGRYARNNSQIARDLVTLMQMFLSKYPQFQRVPLHIFSESYGGKMAPEFALELHLAKERGQVKCRLDSVAVGNPWTSPLDSILAYAPFLLQLGIVDEDGYRNISRVAAQIAGLVYDEKWIRALETGSTIQDVIGTYTDGVFLYNTQRRVHLDEVYRYGEDPKMSDFMRSNVTKALGLSHMPAWMLQNATVFMHLGSEIFRPATHIVTRLLDETSIRVGVYSGILDLLCATPGTVNWISRMRWRRKAEYAGSPRKSFRIDGMLEGYEKHGGGFSMFWVYRAGHLVQQENPVAMAHILRYFTNFG; encoded by the exons ATGCAACTCTTCAGTCAGATCAGTGCTTGGACATGGGGCATACTGCTTCTGCAGTCTTTGTCCTGGGTGAAAG GACGAGCCGGCTTGGGACCCGGCCAGCAGGACTGGGACTACGTTGAGGTGCGAAAGGGCGCCCACCTGTTCTACTGGCTGCACTATACAACTGCCAATGTAAGCGCATTTACGGAGCGGCCCCTGGTGATCTGGTTGCAGGGTGGACCCGGAGTAGCCTCCTCGGGCTGCGGAGTCTTCGAGCAACTCGGGGCCATCGACATCGAAGGCCGTCCGCGAGAGAGCAGCTGGGTGCAGCACATGAATGTGCTGTTCATTGACAGTCCAGTGGGAACGGGCTTCAGCTACGTGGAGTCGCACGGTCGGTATGCCAGGAACAACTCTCAGATTGCCCGCGATCTGGTCACTCTGATGCAGATGTTTCTCAGCAAGTATCCGCAGTTTCAGCGCGTTCCGCTGCACATCTTCTCGGAGAGCTACGGCGGAAAGATGGCCCCGGAGTTTGCCCTCGAGCTGCACCTTGCCAAAGAGCGAGGTCAGGTGAAGTGTCGGCTGGACTCGGTGGCTGTGGGAAATCCCTGGACCTCCCCACTGGACAGCATACTGGCCTACGCTCCcttcctgctgcagctgggcATTGTGGATGAGGATGGATATCGCAACATATCCCGGGTGGCCGCTCAGATAGCCGGACTCGTGTACGACGAGAAGTGGATACGAGCCCTCGAAACGGGTTCTACAATACAGGATGTTATTGGTACCTACACAGACGGCGTCTTTCTGTACAACACGCAACGTAGGGTCCACCTCGATGAGGTATATCGGTATGGCGAGGATCCGAAGATGAGTGACTTCATGCGTTCTAATGTCACCAAGGCCCTGGGGCTCAGCCACATGCCCGCTTGGATGCTGCAGAATGCGACGGTATTCATGCATCTGGGCAGCGAAATCTTTCGACCCGCGACTCACATAG TGACACGATTGCTGGATGAGACATCGATCCGAGTGGGCGTTTATTCAGGCATTCTGGACCTACTCTGCGCCACCCCGGGCACCGTCAACTGGATCAGCCGCATGAGGTGGCGCCGAAAGGCTGAGTACGCCGGATCTCCACGGAAATCTTTTCGCATCGATGGCATGCTCGAGGGATACGAGAAGCACGGCGGTGGCTTTAGCATGTTCTGGGTGTACCGTGCGGGGCATCTGGTGCAGCAGGAGAACCCAGTGGCCATGGCACACATCTTGCGATACTTCACCAACTTTGGATGA
- the LOC6902671 gene encoding uncharacterized protein, whose product MFSDNLLYSSFGKISRTHMDLSDEDLGQEDESESQLLQVKMSRTSMFILDYKQFIAARRIQSLWRGYRIRKLHHLRWHAAITIQRWWRGFRVRSRMAMDIEKRLQDTLVEHYHRSAIKIQSLFRGWSIRNTVHDANILRRMQIRAVEDLLHCLAFQLHHLKHTHEIPGVYSMRQSDCLSQVEMIMGSMVFRFWNGSVRGLLARRTAQVEERRRMFQKSEYMTAIPYDGPNFDLACTSHYEHSLPAKANMDNRMFKITNEYEKSLVDPTVHEIQQNQAKRKREMFLDQVRAQQMAKKQSFCEYVIQSMRKWKVWDGEEIVLRNDIFRDAENLKKFFNDAGYLLENFITCHCKLDALPEGQCNPQLVTPIE is encoded by the exons ATGTTTAGCGATAATTTGCTCTACTCTTCTTTTGGTAAGATCAGCCGAACACATATGGATCTGTCGGATGA AGATCTCGGCCAGGAAGATGAAAGCGAGTCTCAGTTATTGCAAGTGAAGATGTCAAG GACATCCATGTTCATACTGGACTACAAGCAGTTCATCGCAGCCCGTCGCATTCAGTCCCTCTGGCGTGGTTATCGAATACGAAAGTTGCACCATCTGCGCTGGCATGCAGCCATCACCATTCAGCGGTGGTGGCGCGGCTTTCGGGTTCGCAGCCGCATGGCAATGGACATCGAGAAGCGCCTTCAAGACACCCTTGTCGAGCACTACCATCGGTCGGCTATCAAGATCCAGTCTCTTTTCCGGGGCTGGTCTATCAGGAACACCGTGCATGACGCGAACATTCTGCGCCGGATGCAGATCAGGGCCGTCGAGGACCTGCTACACTGCTTGGCCTTCCAGCTGCACCACCTAAAACATACGCACGAGATACCGGGTGTCTACTCGATGCGCCAGTCCGA CTGCCTGTCGCAAGTAGAGATGATAATGGGGAGCATGGTGTTCCGCTTCTGGAACGGAAGCGTGCGCGGTTTGCTGGCACGACGCACAGCCCAGGTTGAGGAGCGACGCCGGATGTTCCAGAAATCGGAATACATGACTGCCATCCCCTATGACGGACCCAATTTCGATTTGGCGTGCACTTCGCATTACGAGCACTCGCTGCCAGCTAAAGCGAACATGGACAATCGCATGTTCAAGATCACTAATGAGTACGAGAAGTCCCTGGTAGATCCGACTGTGCACGAAATCCAGCAGAATCAAGCCAAGC GCAAACGTGAAATGTTCCTGGATCAGGTTCGAGCTCAACAGATGGCAAAGAAGCAGAGCTTTTGCGAATATGTCATCCAGAGTATGCGCAAATGGAAGGTCTGGGATGGAGAAGAAATCGTCCTCAGAAACGACATATTTCGAGATGCGGAAAATCTGAAGAAATTTTTTAACGATGCGGGTTACCTTCTGGAAAATTTTATAACATGTCACTGTAAGCTGGACGCTTTACCTGAGGGCCAGTGTAATCCACAATTGGTAACCCCTATCGAATAA
- the LOC26532078 gene encoding phenoloxidase-activating factor 2-like, translating into MTSPTGKFGSLLLLFALILLISVISGNDEIAFFQKISTTTTRPTTTTTATTTTTKQPVTQEKKCGLFNDKICVKRTECAETVRNVRKVIIDLGEPPKSICHYLETCCLPKDKLKVSINREHTAGSNQCGVTNVDGLYMTVKGGSLVTSFGEYPWVVAIFDVGAQFVCTGTLIAYNVVLTTASCVAAEQQLIARAGEWDLMTENEPVAHVNISVKKSIVHEKFNWESMEYNIALLILESAFDHLQYITPICLLGIDTEVFYEKCFITGWRSTRPLNQPSRNIVVKVEIAIDSGSCSLNSISTEICATANTNLPIYAKGAPLICPTDSSIYHIIGAWSTRTNGAIQFSDVRQFGPWIREKLEPDGIFI; encoded by the exons ATGACGAGTCCTACTGGAAAGTTTGGATCTTTGCTGTTACTATTCGCTTTGATCCTGCTCATTTCCGTTATTTCTGGTAACGACGAAATCGCCTTCTTTCAAAAGATCTCAACAACTACAACCaggccaacaacaacgacaacagcgacaacaactacaacaaagcaGCCTGTGACTCAAGAAAAGAAGTGCGGCCTATTTAATGATAAAATCTGTGTTAAGCGCACTGAGTGTGCGGAAACTGTCCGGAACGTTCGAAAGGTAATCATCGATTTAGGAGAGCCGCCTAAAAGCATATGCCACTATCTGGAGACCTGTTGTCTTCCCAAAGATAAG CTGAAAGTTAGCATCAATCGCGAACATACGGCTGGCAGTAATCAGTGCGGGGTAACAAATGTGGATGGCTTGTACATGACTGTAAAGGGAGGAAGCCTGGTGACTAGCTTCGGAGAGTACCCATGGGTAGTAGCTATATTCGATGTTGGCGCACAGTTTGTCTGCACAGGCACTTTGATTGCCTATAACGTGGTCCTGACAACGGCGAGCTGCGTGGCTGCCGAACAACAGCTGATCGCGAGGGCTGGGGAATGGGATCTGATGACCGAGAATGAGCCTGTTGCCCATGTAAACATCAGCGTCAAAAAATCAATAGTTCACGAGAAATTCAATTGGGAGTCAATGGAATACAACATTGCCTTGTTGATCCTAGAGAGCGCTTTTGATCACCTGCAATACATTACACCCATTTGTTTGCTCGGCATTGACACTGAAGTCTTCTATGAGAAGTGTTTCATCACTGGATGGAGGTCTACCAGGCCTTTGAACCAGCCTAGCCGGAATATAGTCGTCAAGGTTGAAATCGCCATTGACAGTGGGTCTTGCTCACTCAATTCGATCTCGACGGAAATATGTGCCACTGCCAATACCAATCTGCCCATCTATGCCAAAGGAGCACCGCTCATTTGTCCAACCGACAGCAGTATTTACCATATAATTGGCGCCTGGAGTACAAGAACGAATGGTGCAATTCAATTCAGCGATGTCAGGCAATTTGGTCCGTGGATTCGCGAGAAATTAGAGCCTGACGGCATTTTCATTTAG
- the LOC4816294 gene encoding thyrotropin-releasing hormone-degrading ectoenzyme isoform X1, whose amino-acid sequence MSICPSGVPRVGRPNVAICYLLILLGLCLGADAGKTTYYDSPRLPTTLVPFHYDLKLLTRLENSSTFGYEGAVNISFFVHKSTDVVVLHANDFSIKLGKIRLLEWNTLNKYEVTEFSFNRKLDYLIIKVDSYLKEGRYYSLNIEFGRRMSENRRGGYFLVYSTDVVSQQKSWYSLTHFEPRSMRYTMPCFDEPALKATFNVTLGHHKRFQSFSTMKVVSVLAHKEMKDYVWSVHETTPLMPTYLLAFSINNLTCTFSQTGGPTPVRIRTCAKSSELRLTTFASQKAPLFLEYFEQVLDMVLPLNKIDQLAVEKYPTDAIENWGLVVYSSDLILQTDEPDISEPSRFRLQALQLISHEIAHMWFGNLITVAWWTDVWLKEGLTGYFEVLGIDHLYPRLGRRILAKYRETTMMHEAESGGIFVSIKDIQANTSNKYAYQKATSVLHMAEGMVGNTTFLDAIHRYLYQYALASATTDQFFESIQQASDRAKSLPDYAYVKAIMDTWILQNGYPVVNVIRNTSLVLIQNHFSFNESRKEVWWIPLTYTIQSEQNFSDTRPKAFFPANSPLLKLDVFVPENDWIIFNVQAMGYYRVNYDEKNWDLIAKALSEDHQSIHVLNRAQIVSDALFLWKNKRISWSTALNVLKYLVDEDEFEPLMALVVGVTNGFWGVSPESSMAIAKWLSNAGKWYAEFINYTFDQLVFIDNILESADDTSVED is encoded by the exons ATGTCGATATGTCCATCTGGTGTTCCGCGAGTCGGCAGACCAAATGTCGCGATCTGTTACCTGTTGATCCTTCTAGGCCTATGTCTTGGTGCTGATGCAGGTAAGACTACGTACTACGACAGCCCCCGACTGCCAACGACGCTGGTGCCCTTTCACTATGATCTGAAGTTGCTTACCCGCCTGGAGAACTCGTCCACCTTTGGCTACGAGGGCGCCGTGAACATTTCATTCTTCGTCCACAAGTCCACAGATGTGGTGGTGCTCCACGCCAATGACTTCAGCATTAAGTTGGGAAAAATCCGGCTTCTGGAATGGAACACACTGAACAAGTACGAAGTTACGGAGTTCAGCTTTAATAGAAAGTTGGACTATCTAATAATAAAAGTGGACAGTTACTTGAAAGAGGGTAGGTACTACAGTCTGAATATCGAGTTCGGTCGACGAATGTCGGAGAACAGAAGAGGGGGCTACTTTTTGGTCTACTCCACGGATGTGGTGTCGCAGCAGAAAAG CTGGTACTCGCTCACCCACTTTGAGCCCCGCTCCATGAGGTACACCATGCCCTGTTTCGACGAGCCCGCTCTTAAGGCCACTTTCAATGTGACCCTGGGCCACCACAAGCGCTTCCAGAGCTTCAGCACAATGAAAGTGGTATCAGTGTTGGCCCA CAAGGAAATGAAGGACTACGTGTGGTCGGTTCACGAGACGACGCCACTGATGCCGACCTACTTACTGGCCTTCTCCATTAACAACTTAACCTGCACTTTCAGTCAGACTGGTGGTCCAACTCCCGTCCGAATCCGCACCTGCGCCAAGTCCAGCGAGCTCAGGCTCACGACATTCGCCTCCCAAAAGGCTCCTTTGTTCCTCGAATACTTTGAGCAAGTGCTCGACATGGTCCTCCCCCTCAACAAAATCGATCAGCTGGCGGTGGAAAAGTATCCCACCGATGCCATAGAGAACTGGGGCCTGGTAGTCTACTCCAGCGACTTAATACTGCAAACCGACGAGCCTGACATCTCCGAGCCGTCCCGTTTCAGGTTGCAGGCCCTGCAGTTAATCTCTCATGAAATAGCTCACATGTGGTTCGGCAACCTGATCACCGTCGCCTGGTGGACTGATGTCTGGCTGAAGGAGGGCCTCACCGGCTACTTTGAAGTTTTGGGCATTGATCATTTGTATCCGAGACTTGGTCGCAGGATTCTGGCTAAGTATCGAGAGACGACCATGATGCACGAGGCAGAGAGCGGAGGCATATTCGTGTCCATCAAGGATATACAAGCGAACACTTCCAATAAATACGCGTACCAGAAGGCAACGTCCGTGCTGCACATGGCGGAGGGTATGGTGGGAAATACGACCTTCCTTGATGCCATCCATCGGTACCTGTACCAGTACGCATTGGCCAGCGCGACAACGGATCAGTTTTTTGAGAGCATCCAGCAGGCCAGTGACCGTGCCAAATCCCTGCCCGATTACGCTTACGTCAAGGCCATCATGGACACATGGATACTCCAGAACGGCTATCCGGTAGTGAATGTGATAAGGAATACTAGCCTGGTACTCATTCAGAACCACTTCTCCTTCAACGAGTCCCGGAAGGAGGTCTGGTGGATTCCCCTGACGTACACGATCCAGAGCGAGCAGAACTTCAGTGACACCAGACCGAAGGCCTTCTTTCCGGCCAACAGTCCGCTGCTGAAGCTGGACGTCTTCGTTCCCGAGAACGATTGGATCATCTTCAATGTCCAGGCCATGGGTTATTACAGGGTTAACTACGACGAGAAGAACTGGGATCTGATTGCAAAAGCTCTGTCGGAGGACCACCAGAGCATTCACGTGCTGAATCGGGCGCAAATTGTGAGCGATGCTCTGTTTCTCTGGAAGAACAAGCGCATCAGTTGGTCGACCGCGCTGAATGTCCTCAAGTACCTCGTCGACGAGGACGAGTTCGAGCCCCTGATGGCATTGGTTGTCGGAGTGACCAACGGCTTCTGGGGCGTGTCCCCGGAGAGTTCCATGGCGATTGCG AAATGGCTGAGCAATGCTGGAAAGTGGTATGCAGAGTTCATCAATTATACGTTCGACCAGTTGGTGTTTATCGATAATATTCTGGAGTCCGCTGACGATACCTCGGTAGAAGACTAA
- the LOC4816294 gene encoding thyrotropin-releasing hormone-degrading ectoenzyme isoform X2, translating to MQLLTRLENSSTFGYEGAVNISFFVHKSTDVVVLHANDFSIKLGKIRLLEWNTLNKYEVTEFSFNRKLDYLIIKVDSYLKEGRYYSLNIEFGRRMSENRRGGYFLVYSTDVVSQQKSWYSLTHFEPRSMRYTMPCFDEPALKATFNVTLGHHKRFQSFSTMKVVSVLAHKEMKDYVWSVHETTPLMPTYLLAFSINNLTCTFSQTGGPTPVRIRTCAKSSELRLTTFASQKAPLFLEYFEQVLDMVLPLNKIDQLAVEKYPTDAIENWGLVVYSSDLILQTDEPDISEPSRFRLQALQLISHEIAHMWFGNLITVAWWTDVWLKEGLTGYFEVLGIDHLYPRLGRRILAKYRETTMMHEAESGGIFVSIKDIQANTSNKYAYQKATSVLHMAEGMVGNTTFLDAIHRYLYQYALASATTDQFFESIQQASDRAKSLPDYAYVKAIMDTWILQNGYPVVNVIRNTSLVLIQNHFSFNESRKEVWWIPLTYTIQSEQNFSDTRPKAFFPANSPLLKLDVFVPENDWIIFNVQAMGYYRVNYDEKNWDLIAKALSEDHQSIHVLNRAQIVSDALFLWKNKRISWSTALNVLKYLVDEDEFEPLMALVVGVTNGFWGVSPESSMAIAKWLSNAGKWYAEFINYTFDQLVFIDNILESADDTSVED from the exons ATGCAG TTGCTTACCCGCCTGGAGAACTCGTCCACCTTTGGCTACGAGGGCGCCGTGAACATTTCATTCTTCGTCCACAAGTCCACAGATGTGGTGGTGCTCCACGCCAATGACTTCAGCATTAAGTTGGGAAAAATCCGGCTTCTGGAATGGAACACACTGAACAAGTACGAAGTTACGGAGTTCAGCTTTAATAGAAAGTTGGACTATCTAATAATAAAAGTGGACAGTTACTTGAAAGAGGGTAGGTACTACAGTCTGAATATCGAGTTCGGTCGACGAATGTCGGAGAACAGAAGAGGGGGCTACTTTTTGGTCTACTCCACGGATGTGGTGTCGCAGCAGAAAAG CTGGTACTCGCTCACCCACTTTGAGCCCCGCTCCATGAGGTACACCATGCCCTGTTTCGACGAGCCCGCTCTTAAGGCCACTTTCAATGTGACCCTGGGCCACCACAAGCGCTTCCAGAGCTTCAGCACAATGAAAGTGGTATCAGTGTTGGCCCA CAAGGAAATGAAGGACTACGTGTGGTCGGTTCACGAGACGACGCCACTGATGCCGACCTACTTACTGGCCTTCTCCATTAACAACTTAACCTGCACTTTCAGTCAGACTGGTGGTCCAACTCCCGTCCGAATCCGCACCTGCGCCAAGTCCAGCGAGCTCAGGCTCACGACATTCGCCTCCCAAAAGGCTCCTTTGTTCCTCGAATACTTTGAGCAAGTGCTCGACATGGTCCTCCCCCTCAACAAAATCGATCAGCTGGCGGTGGAAAAGTATCCCACCGATGCCATAGAGAACTGGGGCCTGGTAGTCTACTCCAGCGACTTAATACTGCAAACCGACGAGCCTGACATCTCCGAGCCGTCCCGTTTCAGGTTGCAGGCCCTGCAGTTAATCTCTCATGAAATAGCTCACATGTGGTTCGGCAACCTGATCACCGTCGCCTGGTGGACTGATGTCTGGCTGAAGGAGGGCCTCACCGGCTACTTTGAAGTTTTGGGCATTGATCATTTGTATCCGAGACTTGGTCGCAGGATTCTGGCTAAGTATCGAGAGACGACCATGATGCACGAGGCAGAGAGCGGAGGCATATTCGTGTCCATCAAGGATATACAAGCGAACACTTCCAATAAATACGCGTACCAGAAGGCAACGTCCGTGCTGCACATGGCGGAGGGTATGGTGGGAAATACGACCTTCCTTGATGCCATCCATCGGTACCTGTACCAGTACGCATTGGCCAGCGCGACAACGGATCAGTTTTTTGAGAGCATCCAGCAGGCCAGTGACCGTGCCAAATCCCTGCCCGATTACGCTTACGTCAAGGCCATCATGGACACATGGATACTCCAGAACGGCTATCCGGTAGTGAATGTGATAAGGAATACTAGCCTGGTACTCATTCAGAACCACTTCTCCTTCAACGAGTCCCGGAAGGAGGTCTGGTGGATTCCCCTGACGTACACGATCCAGAGCGAGCAGAACTTCAGTGACACCAGACCGAAGGCCTTCTTTCCGGCCAACAGTCCGCTGCTGAAGCTGGACGTCTTCGTTCCCGAGAACGATTGGATCATCTTCAATGTCCAGGCCATGGGTTATTACAGGGTTAACTACGACGAGAAGAACTGGGATCTGATTGCAAAAGCTCTGTCGGAGGACCACCAGAGCATTCACGTGCTGAATCGGGCGCAAATTGTGAGCGATGCTCTGTTTCTCTGGAAGAACAAGCGCATCAGTTGGTCGACCGCGCTGAATGTCCTCAAGTACCTCGTCGACGAGGACGAGTTCGAGCCCCTGATGGCATTGGTTGTCGGAGTGACCAACGGCTTCTGGGGCGTGTCCCCGGAGAGTTCCATGGCGATTGCG AAATGGCTGAGCAATGCTGGAAAGTGGTATGCAGAGTTCATCAATTATACGTTCGACCAGTTGGTGTTTATCGATAATATTCTGGAGTCCGCTGACGATACCTCGGTAGAAGACTAA